GGATGTCAATTGCCAGTATTTAGCTATTCTGATCCGGTATGAGATTGATGAGATTGAGCGGTTTTCTTGTGCGAAGAAACTGTATTCGTATGCGGGATTAATACCATCAACCTATGCTAGTGGGGAGAGAACGTATCATGGAAGG
This window of the Acidobacteriota bacterium genome carries:
- a CDS encoding transposase, which codes for MVGETFIILREENPDVNCQYLAILIRYEIDEIERFSCAKKLYSYAGLIPSTYASGERTYHGR